Below is a window of Thermoplasmata archaeon DNA.
CGGAAGCGCTTGCCACCGCGCAGCGTGAACTCCCGGTTCACGTCGAGGTAGGGCCGTACCGTCTCGGGCGCCGCGCTCCGGGCCCGGGCGTACGATCGCGCGAGTTCACGCTCGAGCGGTCGGAGGTACCGGTAGAGACCGTTCAGATCCACGGCGGCTGCGCGTGGACTCCCACGTATTTAATGAACCCTGCCTTGCGAACCTCGATGGCCTCGCCGACGTTCGTCCAGCTGGCCGGCGGCCTCGTGGAGGCGATGGGTCAGCGCCTCGACGCCGCGAAGCCGCTAGCGGAGGGCCTCGTGCTCCAGACGGAGGACGGGTTCCTCTACGCGTTCCTCGAGGACCCCGACCAGGTCTCCCTCGAGTCGGTGCGGCGGATCGCCGGGGAGGGCGTCGGCCCCGCCCGGCTGGTCGTGCTGACCCCTGGTCGCCTCCCGCTCGCGATCACGGCGGAGGTGCTCCAGCGGTCCGGGACGGTGATCGAGGGCGCTCGCTTCGCCGAGCTCGCGCGCCAGCTCGGTCTCGAGTCGCTGATGGGCGAAGAACCGCGCCGTCCGCCCGAACCGCGGAACCGGCTGTTGCCGAGCGCGCAGCTGCTGGACGCCGTCATGGGCCGCGCGAGGACCTGGCTCGATTGGGGGGTCCCCGCGCTCGCGTTGCGCTTCTACCGCCAGGCCGCCGCGATGAAGCCGGGATTCCTGCCGGCCCGCATCGGGATCGGCCGCTCGCTGCTGGGACTCGGTCTGCTCGACGATGCCGACCGGCTGTTCGCCGAGGTCCGCGCGACGCGCCCCGACGATCTCGACGCTCGCCTCGGACAGGCGGCCGTCCTCGGCGCGCGGGCCAAGCCGCGCGAGGAGATCGCGATCTACCGCGCGCTCCTGGCCGAGGACGAGGCGCGGGTCGAGGTCCGGGCGCACCTGGTCGCTGCGCTGGTCGATCTCGGAGACTGGGCGGCCGCCCGCGTCGAGATCGAGGCGATGCTCGAACGGACGCCCGAGGAGCCGCAGCTGCGGTTCCTGCACGCCATCGCGCTCGAGCGCACCGGGCCGGCGGACGCATCGGAGCGCGAGCGCGCCGAGGCGCGTCGCCTCGGGCTGACCGTCGAGCGCGAGCGCGCGCTGTGCCAGCATCTGGGGATCCCGCTCCCCCCACTCCCGGGTGAGGCCGCGGGACCCCCCGCCCGGGGCCCGGCGAGGCGACGCGGCGCGAAACGCACCGCTCCGGACCGTCCCCGGCGCACTCGCCGTGCCGGGCCGCGGCGACCGGTGGTCCGGCGCGGCGGGGACTCGCCCCGGCGCGCGCGACACCGCAAAGGTAAGTAACGCACCGACCGATTTGCGCCGGGCCTCGGCGAACATGCGGATCGTCTCCGTTCTCCCCAGCGCGACCGAGATCGTCTTCGTCCTGGGGCACGGCGCGGAACTGGTCGGCCGCAGCGCGGAATGCGACTATCCCCCCGAGGTCGCTTCGCTCCCGGTCGTCATGCGGCCGCGGACTCTGGACCTCGACCGCTCCTCCGCGGAGATCGACCGACGCGTGCAGGACGTCCGCGGGCGGGACGAGAGCCTCTACGATCTCGACATCGACCGCCTAAGCGAACTCGCGCCGGACCTGATTCTGACGCAGGACCTGTGTCGGGTCTGCTCGGTGACCGATGCCGAGGTCGCGAGCGCGTGCGCGCGGGCGGACGTGGCGCCGAGGATCGTCTCGCTCACCCCGAGGACGCTCGCGGGCGTCTTTGCGTCGATCGAGGCGGTCGGTCGAGCGCTGGAGGATCCCGCACCGGCGCGAGCGCTGACCCGACGCCTGCGGGAGCGCTGCGCCCGGCCCCCGGGTCCCGCCGTCGCTCGGGTCGCGGTGGTGGAGTGGCTCGACCCCCCGATCGTGGCCGGGCTGTGGACACCGGACATCGTGCGGGCGGCGGGCGGGGAGTCGATCGGCCCGCGGTCCGGCCGGCCGGGCGAGCGCACGGGCTGGGCTCGGCTCTCCTCCGATCCCCCCGACCTCCTCGTGCTGTCTCCCTGCAGTTTCTCGGTCGATCGCTCGCGTCGCGAGCTCGAGGCCCCCGCGCTGCGTCGCGCCGTCGCCGGGGTGCGGGCCCCGCTCGGGACGTTCATCGCGGACGAGGCCTACTTCTCCCGACCGGGGCCGCGCCTGGCCGACGGGGTCGAGCTCGTGCGGCACCTGCTCGCGCGAGCCCCCTGGGACCCGCCGATGCCGGTGGCGCCGTACGCGGCCGGGCCGGAGGCGGCGGCATGAGCTCGGGGATCCCCTACACGTACAGTTGGACGGCGACCGAGCCGGCCCGGGGGCGGATCACGACCTCCCGCCAGGAGGTGCTTCAGATCAGCGTCGCGTTCGCGGTCCTCACGCTCGACTTCGTGCTGATCCTGTTCGTGGGCGGGGTGTTCACCGGGAGCAGCGTCAGTTCGATCGTCGCCGTGCCGCTCGACCTCGTCGGGTTCGCCGCCCTCGTCGCGCTCACCGCGTTCGTCTGCCACGAGCTCGCCCACAAGATCTCGGCGCAACGCCACGGCTACTGGGCCGAGTTCCGCTGGTCGCCGATCGGACTGGCGTTCTCGGTGGTCACCGCCTACCTAGGACTCCTGTTCGCCGCGCCGGGAGCGACCGTGATCGGCGGCATGGGCAACGTCCGCGACTGGGGCCGGACGAGCCTCGCCGGGCCGCTCACGAACCTGTCGTTCGCGGCCGCGTTCTACGCGGGAGCGACCGCGGCGTGGTTCTTCGCGAGCCCGCTCTACTTCTGGCTGCTGCTGCTGGCCTGGTTCAACTCGTTCTTCGGCGTGTTCAACCTCCTGCCCTTCGGCCCCCTCGACGGCGCGAAGGTCCTGCGCTGGAGCAGCGCGATCTGGGTCGTCGCCTTCGTCGTCGGCGTTGCGGCGGCCGTCGTCTCGTATCTCGCCGTAGTCGTGGTCGGACGGCCGGTCCTGTAGGAGGAGGTCGTGTCCCGTCCGCGCCTCCGGGAGCTCGGGCGCGATCGCCAGCTCATCGACACTGACTTCCGCGACACCGAGGGGCTCGTCGCCGCCTATCTCGTGCCGGAGGAGGAGGGTTGGATGCTCATCGAGACCGGCCCCACGAGCTGCCGGGAGGCGCTGCTCGCCGGCATCGATCGGGCCGGGGTCGAGCGCGCGGCGATCCGGCACGTCCTGGTCACCCACATCCACCTCGACCATGCCGGCGGCGTCGGGGCGCTGGCCGACGCGCTCCCGCGCGCGACGTTCTATGCGCACGAGCTCGGCGTCCCGCACCTGATCGATCCGACGCGCCTGATCGCGAGCGCCCGGCGGGCCTGGGGCGCGGCGGCGGACCCCCTGTGGGGACCGATCGTCCCGGTCGCGGCCCCGAGGATCCAGGCCCTGCGCGGCGGGGAGCGCTTTCCCGTCCGGGGCGGGGAGGTCCGCGTGCTCGCGACGCCCGGGCACGCCCGGCATCACCTCGCCTTCTTCGATAGCGCGATCCGCGGGGTGTTCACGGGTGACGGGGCGGGCGTGCGCCTGGAGCACAGCCCGCGCGTGCGCCCGGCGGTGCCCCCTCCGGATCTCGATCTCGAGCAGCTCTTCGCGAGCGTCGAGGCGATGCGGGGCCTCGACCCGGTGCTGGTGCTCTACAGTCACTTCGGACCGAGTCCCGACGGTGCCGCGGACCTCGCGCGCTATCGCGGCATCGTGGAGGCCTGGCGGGACGTGGCGCTCGCCGCGGCGCGGGAGCGGGCCGACCCGGACTACGTCGCCGAGCGGCTGCGCGAGTTCGACCGACGGGGCGTCGAGCCGGCGGGCGCGGCGCGCGCGGGGACCGACGACCGCGCGGTCCTGGTCTCGGGATATGACCTGGCCGCGCGCGGATTTCTGCGCTACTTCGAGACCCGCGGGGTGGTGACGGTCCCGGGCGAGCGCGAGGGATCCGGTCCGGTCAGTCCACGAGCGTGACGAGGTTGGTCGGTCGCCCCTCGACGGGATAGCCCGCGGTCAGCACGATCGGGCCCGGACCGGCGAACGAAGTCGAGTCCACCAGCGCCGCGACGTGGTCCCGGAGCTCGATCAGATTGCGGTGCGCGGGCACCGGGAGGGTCCGCACGCCGCGCACGAGCGCGAGACGGCGTCGGGCCGGCGCGGAGTGCGAGAGCGCGACCACCGGCGCGGTGGGTCGCAGGGCCGCCACGGTCCGCGCGGTCCGGCCGGAGTGCGTCGGCGTCGCGATCGCCCGCGCCCGCACTCCCTCGGCCAGCGTGACCGCCGCCGCCGCCACCGAGCGCTCGCTCGGCGCGCCCGGGGGCGTCGCCCGCAACAGCTCGCGCAGCCCTCGCGCGTCGTAGGCCGGCTCGGTCGCCTCGGCGATCCGGGCGAGCCAGCGGACCGCTTCGACCGGAAATTCCCCGACCGCGCTCTCCTCGCTCAGCATCACCGCGTCGGCACCGTCGAGGACGGCGTTCGCGACGTCCGTCGCCTCTGCGCGCGTCGGCCGCGGAGAGTGGATCATGCTGAGCAGCATCTGCGTCGCCACGATCACGAACTTGCCGGCGACGTTCGCCTTGCGGACGAGCCGCTTCTGCTCGAGGGCGAGCCGCTCGAGCGGCACCTCGATGCCAAGGTCGCCGCGCGCCACCATGATCCCGTCGGCGGCGGACAGGATCCCGTCGATCTCGTCGAGCGCGTCGCGCCGCTCGATCTTGGCGATCAGACCGACCTCCCGGCCCCCGGCCTGGTGGTCGAGCCATCGGCGCGCGCGGACCACGTCGGAGGCGTCCCGGACGAACGAGAGGGCGACGAAGTCGGTGCCGCCGCGCAATCCGATCTGTGCGTCGTGCCGATCCTTCGGCCCGAAGACTTCGACGCGAAGATGGGCGCGGGGAAGATAGATGCCGGCGTGACCGCTCACCGTTCCGCCGCTGATGACCCGGGTCTCGATCGCCCCGCGCCGGACGCGCTCGACGCGCAGCTCGACGACTCCATCGCCGAGGAGCACGGGATCGCCGGGCCGGGCCGCCCGGACGAACGACGGCAGCTGGACCCCGACCCGGCGACCGTCCCCCGGGCGGGAATCGGCGTCCAACCGCAACGACTGCCCGGGCTCGAGCGATATCGCCGGAGCGGCGAGCGCCCCGATGCGGATCTTCGGCCCTTGGACGTCCGCGACGATGGCCACGTCGCGCCCCGCCTGGCGGGCCGCCTCGCGCATCCGCCGCAGCGTGGCGCGATGCTCGGCGTCGGTCCCGTGCGAGAAATTGAGCCGAAAGCCGTCGGTCCCCGCCCGCAGGAGTTCCCGCAGCCGAGCCGGCCGATCGGATGCGGGCCCCACGGTAGCGAGGATCTTGGTCTTGCGCACGGCGACGGAGAGCGCACCGCCCTCATAGCCTCGGAGGCGCTGCCGGTGTTCGCGCTTTAGTACGGACCCCTCGTGTGCGTCCCCAGCCCCGTGGTGTAGCGGCCAAGCATGCTGGCCTTTGGAGCCGGCGACAGCGGTTCGAATCCGCTCGGGGCTATAATTATAATAATTGAGGGGCCCTAGGTCCGGCGATGGCAACCGACCGGATGACCTCGATTTCCATCCATGCGTCGACGCTGAGGATGCTCCAGCCCTTCAAGAAGGGGGACATGACCTGGGACGACGTACTCATCGATTTCATCGAGGAGCATGTCCCGAAGGAGTTCGTCCGCGCGATGATCCGGGAGGCGGAGAAGGGCCCGGGCATCCCGTTCGATCAGGTGTACCAGGAGCACGTTCGGCGGAGGGGTTAACGCGTGCCCGTCGTGGACATGAGCCACGAGGCGAGGCGACAGTTCTTGCTGCTCCCCCCAGAAATCGCCGACCGGTTCAAGGAGCTCGCGGACCATCTCAGGGAGAACCCCCACCGACTCCCTCCTTGGTGTGAGGTGAAGTCCATCGGTCGAGAGGGCGGAAAGGAGGTCTTTCGAGCACGTGTGGGCGAGTATCGCGCGTCCTACGTGTTCGATGGGGAGGTCATTCGATTCACACGATTCCGCTTACGGAAACACATGGGCTATTCCTCGCTTCCGAAGTCGTAGCGAACATCGCCTCCAATCACTCGCCCGGGACCAAAGTCACCTCCCGTTCCCCAGGATCTCAGAGTCAGTGGCGCAGCCGGGGTCGCGACCGAACCGCTGACCCCAAACGCGGGCGTCCGAGCCAGAGGTCTGAGGGCGTCGCCCAACTGGCCCTAAATCGCTTTGCGCCGGATGATTCCTTGACAGAGCCCCACAAGGTGGCCCTCAGGATCCGTGAAGTAGGCGAACGCGACTTTTCCTCGACCCTTCGACGAGGGACGCTTGTCGGGGAAGGCTGTTGGGTTTCCGACCCGCTTCCCACCGAGCCGCTCGACCTCACGAAGAGCCGCCTCGAAGTCTGGGACCTCAACGAAGAAGGTCAGATGGCCCCCGTTCCCAGTCGGATCTGCTCCCAGTCCCCCGCCAATCCCGCGGGATGCCGCCTCGGTGACTCCGTAGTCCGCGCCTGGAGCGACATCGGCCGCCTTCCACCCGAAGAGGTCGCCGTAGAAGGTTCTGAGACGCTGCCCACTCTTTCCCGTTACCTCGAACCACGCAACGGGCATCGGAAGATCATTCTCTGCTCTCATCGGTTCTATACGGCACCGCCCTTGCCGGTCTCGAGATAGTTCTTCATGCTGCCCATTAGGTAGGTCCAGGCCCCATCGCATGGGCCGAAGCAGGCGCATTTGGGTGTCAGACCCGCGTGGAGGAAGCGGAGTTCGGAGCGGCTGGCGCCTTTGGAGCCGATCTGGAAAAGGATCTTCGTCCCAATGAGCTCCTTCTTTTCGGACTGGTCAACGACCTTCCACTCGACCCTCGCCGGCCGCGTCGCCTTCACTAGGCTGAGCGTCCACACGTCGTTCGGGAATTTCAGGACCAGCTTGCTACCTTCCTTGTCCGAGCCGTCGATGTTCTTGCACCACCACCCGCGCAACCCGCCGGCGGTCGAGACGGTCTCGAAGACGTCATTCGCCGAAGCGTCAACTTCGAGCGTCCGTGTGACTCCTGCAGGGGGTACAACGTCCACGTGCTCGACCTCGGTACTCGCCGTCATCGAACGGGCTATGGAATCCATACTATTTTATTCGACTACGGCGGAAAACCATAGCGAGCTCGAGTTGAGTACTCGACAGGCTCTGAGACGGGACGCGGCCGTGACCAAATACTTGTTATTTCATAGGTAGTGCGGAGACCTCCGGTGATCGTCGGCCCCCAAGCGCACAACAAGGGACAGCCAGCCCCCTACCTGCTGTTCACACGCCCCGAGGGTTCGATTGGCTGCCCTATCCGCGCGTCACTAGGCGTACTCGGCCACAAGTGGTCGTTCATTATCCTTCGAGACGTAGCGTTCCTTCCCGCTCCGACCTTCAACCTGATTCAGCACCGTAATCCGGGCCTGACGCCCAGGGTTCTTTCTGAACGCCTAAAGGAGCTGCGTGCGACGCAGCTCATCGAGAAGGTCGCCCATCCGAGGGACGAGCGTGTGTACTTTTACAGACTCACGGACAAGGGGCGGGACGCGATACCGGTTCTCGCTTCGATGATGCAGTTCGGAATGAAGCATCTCGCAGAGAAGGTATTCGAGGACGGCAAGCCGAGGACAATGAAGGATTGCTTCCCGGGCCTGGCGGAACGTTTTCTCGGAGAACTTTTCGACTACGCGATCTCAGACTTCAAGTCGGGCGTGGGACCCCCAGAGGGGATTCTTCTCTCGCCTTCAACCGCCCCGAAGTTCGGCGTGGCTGTCCGTAGCGGACCTCTGGCTTCCGGGGGACCGCGGCGAAAGAGGAAGCGCTTCGTGGTCCGACCTTCCCGTCCGCCTTAGCAACGAGTTCCCGCTAAGCCAATTTCATCTCGCCGTGACCGGATCGAGCGCTTCAATCACTCCCCCAAGGGGGTGGCAGCACCGTGCTTGTATCCCATTCTGAAGAAAAATACCAGCGAATCCGCTCGGGGCTACCCATTCCGGCGGGCCCGCGTGGCGCTAGCCTTTTGGGCCGAACGCTAGTCCCCCTCAGATGGCGATGCGGGAACCGGCCCCGCTGGACCTGTTCGCGTCGCGACTGATGCGTCGCTTCCGGATTCCGGGACTATCGCTCGGAATCTCGAGGAACGGCCGACCGATTTTGTCCCGGGGCTACGGCTGGCGCGACCGCGAACTTCGACGGCCCGCCTCCTCGAAGACGGTGTACGGGATCGCCTCGATCACGAAGTCGTTCACCGCGCTCGCCATACTGCGGCTCGAAGAGGAAGGACTCCTGCGGGTGACGGACCCCGTCGTGCGCCATCTTCCGGAGTTTCGGAGTCCGAATCCCCGCTGGACGGCGAAGATCTCGCTCCACCACCTCCTCACCCACTCCTCCGGAATGCCGCCGTTGGCAGGGACGTACCTCTCCCAGCTTCGTTCGCGCGCCCGCGACCCGTCCTTCGACGCGCGCTCCGTCCGGCGGGTGGGCATCGACCTTGAGGCGGGGCCGCTCGACAGCTTCGAACAACTGCTGGAGTACCTCACTACGGTGCGGTACCAACCCATCGCTCCGCCGGGCCATCAGTTCAGCTACTCGAACGAGGGGTTCATGCTGCTCGGGGCGGTGATCGAGCGCAGCGCCGGCCGCACCTACGAGAACTATCTCGACGAGCAAATCCTACGACCGTGTGGAATGCGGCACACGACCTGCGATGCCGGGATCATGCTTCGCTACCCGGAAGTCACCACCCTGTACTCACCACAACGAATCCGATCCCGCGTGCGGATGGTCCCCTCCCAGAACTGCGGCATGGCCGGGATCCTCCGACCGGCGGGTGGACTGCTGACCAATATCGAGGACCTTCTGCGCTACCTCGAGATATTCCGCACCGGAGGGAGAGCCGGCCGGGAGCGGATCCTGACCCCGAAGAGCGTGAGCAAGATGCTCCGTCCCGCCATCCCCATCGACACGGACCGTTTCTACGGCTACGGCATCGTGGTTCGACCCGCCTACCATGGTCACTTGGTCGCGTACCATGGCGGCGGGACGAAGGGCGTCTCCTCAGAGTTCGCGGTCGTTCCACGCAAGGGCATCTGCGGGGCGGTTCTGGCCAACGTGGAGCGCGTCCCGTCGTTCAACGTCCTGTTCGCGGGGATCAATCGACAGCTCGGGTTACCGATGTCGACCCCGTTCTTCGAGACGCCGTCCGTGGTCTCCCGCGCCGGTCCGCTCGCGGAGTTCGAGGGGTGGTACTGGGGCGGGGACGGCTTCAAATGCAACGTGAGGGCGGGTCGGCGCGAACTGACCCTACGTTTCTGGGAGCTCGATGGTAACACGCACGTCGTCCGCGCGGCGCCGTGCGGAACCGATCGATTCTTGATTCGGCTCTTTGGCCTTCCGTGGACCATCAGATTCGTGCGGGATGCTTCGAAGCGGGTGTCCGCGGTGTTCGTGTCGTACTGGTGGTACCGTCGCCGCACCGAGCAAGAGGTTCGACACGGCCGACGAAACCGGTTCGCCTGGTGAGGGCGAAGTCCCGAGGTCCCCACGAGAACGTGACTCTCGTGCGACGGGAGTCGAAGTTCATCAGGAGGATTCGGATCGGGCTCGATTCCGTTCCCCGTCGATGGCGGAGCACGTCCCTCGACGCGCTCCATCGACGACCTCGACCTCCCTCGCCGACCTCGCGGACGGACCCCCCGGCGAGGTTCTTCACAGGTCCACGACACCGGCGTCTTAGGCTACCCGAGCGTGCACGACAGCACGGTCGGACGGTACGCCGAGGTGGGAACCCGCGAGCTGAAGGACGCCTTGGATTCGGCCACCGGCCTGGGGGTGTGCACCGCGATCGGCAACCGACCACGAATCCGCTCGGGGCGGTCCGAGAGCGATTTCTGCCCAGTGCCCACATGAACACAACGATCGCGGCGGCCCGGCCGTCGCTACGCCACCAAAATTCGCTCCCTGCCCGTACCTCTCTTCCACGCCGTAGCGACTGGTCCGACCGCGTTCGGGGGTTCGAACGGGCCACCGCTCCTTTCTAGGAAAGCAGCGCCGTTACCGACTGTCCGACACGTTCGCGGAAGCGGCCACGGCGAGGACTTGGCCACGCGAGAGGCCGGTCTTCCTCGGGAGGCTCGGTCCCGATCGTTCACGCCATGCGGGACGCTTCGGGCGAAGACTTCCGGGGCGGGGTCGAAGATTAGGTCAGAGCTCGACCGGAACCAAGGGGTGGATGCCGGCAACGCGCGGGACATCCTGATCGTCGCGGGGCGAGATCGGATGGCTGGCTGCGTCCCGGACGCGCTCGCCTTCGTCGAACTCGCGCAAGCCCGAAGAGTTCGGGTCGTCGCGGCTCCTCGAGCGACCGACACCGATTCTCCGGCAAGCCGGCGGACTCCCACCCTACATCCCCGGGCCGCGGAGTTCGAGAGTGAACTGACGCCGGAAGCGGACTCGAGCCGCGATCGCGGCCATCCCGGAAGGCCGCCAGCATACCAAGACCCGGCGCGAGCCGGGCCGATCGCGGACGATCGTTCCCGAGGCCGCCGCACGGGTCCGCAGCTCGAAGGTTCGCGCGACGCACCGCTGCTCGGAACCCAGACGGTCACCGACCGCGAGCGGCCCGGGATCTCGCATCGGTCGCCAGGGCTTCGTGGCGATGGGGGTGCTCGTGCCCCGTCGTTCCCCCGGCGACGGCCGGGGTGCCGAGCGTGTATCGGCCGTAGGCGATGCCCTTGACACCCCGCAGGTCCTCAGCGGCGGCGACCACCTCGTCGCTCCTTCCCACGAGACCGATCAGCTGCATGCACGAGCCGCCCTCGAGATGGACGTGGGAGGAGGACCGGACGTGCGTCCCCCAGCGATGCTCGGCGGCGGTGAGCCGCTGGAGGACATTGGGGGTGTCATGTCGGTACACGAGCAGGACGCCGGCCACCGAATCGGAACCTGGGTCGCCCAGCGAGCGTTCCGCGAGCTCCTTGCGAATGAGAGCGCGGATCGCATCCGACCGGCTACGGCAGTTCCGCTCCTTCACCCAGCTGTCCAGAAGGGCGAGGAGCTCCCGTTCGAGGGAAACGCCCAGGCGCACCACGTAGTCGCCCCTTCGTTGCCGCAGATGGGCCGCCGGGACGGCGACATCTCCCGCTAGCGTTCGTCGTCGCGGGTGCCTCACCGTACCGCTCCTTTCGGGGAGGCGAGCTCGACTCCGTTCATAATGGTACGGATGGGGTCCCACCCGGCGCGACGCGTGCGTGTTACGATTAAGAAATACGACCGAAGCAGTTAAGAACCGCCGCGGTTGGCACGCTCAGTGTCTTTTGCCTCGACCGAGATTCGGAACCCGATCGTCCTTTCCCGACAGGAGTGGGTCAAGGTCATCTTGATCTACGCCGGCATCGCCGCCGCGACCGGCGTCGGGATCTATCTTACCTTCTGGGTCGGTACCCAGTACGCGATCTTCTGGCCGCTGGGCATCCTGGCCTACACGCTGGGTCTACGGCACGGCGTGGACGCCGACCACATCTGTGCCATCGACAACACCACGCGCAAACTGATCCAGCAGGACAAGCGCCCGACCACGGTCGGGACCTGGTTCTCCCTGGGTCACTCGACCATCGTCGTCGCCATGCTGGGTCTGCTGGTCGTGGCCAGCCGATTCATCGAGAGCAACCTGCCCGCCTTCGAGGCCGACGGAGCGATCTTGGGCACGATCATCTCCGGAGCGTTCCTCTACATCATCGCGCTGATCAACTTCCTGATCTTCTGGCAGGTCTATCTCATCTACCGGGAACTCCGGACGGGCCGGCTCGACCAGAAGAAGCTGGACGAGACGCTGCTGAAGCGGGGCTTCATGAATCGCTACTTCGGCAAGCTGTTCCGATTCGTCAACGAGCCCTGGCAGATCTATCCGATCGGGGTGCTGTTCGGACTTGGCTTCGACACCGCGTCCGAGGTCGCTCTGATCGCGATCACGGTG
It encodes the following:
- the pyk gene encoding pyruvate kinase, producing MRKTKILATVGPASDRPARLRELLRAGTDGFRLNFSHGTDAEHRATLRRMREAARQAGRDVAIVADVQGPKIRIGALAAPAISLEPGQSLRLDADSRPGDGRRVGVQLPSFVRAARPGDPVLLGDGVVELRVERVRRGAIETRVISGGTVSGHAGIYLPRAHLRVEVFGPKDRHDAQIGLRGGTDFVALSFVRDASDVVRARRWLDHQAGGREVGLIAKIERRDALDEIDGILSAADGIMVARGDLGIEVPLERLALEQKRLVRKANVAGKFVIVATQMLLSMIHSPRPTRAEATDVANAVLDGADAVMLSEESAVGEFPVEAVRWLARIAEATEPAYDARGLRELLRATPPGAPSERSVAAAAVTLAEGVRARAIATPTHSGRTARTVAALRPTAPVVALSHSAPARRRLALVRGVRTLPVPAHRNLIELRDHVAALVDSTSFAGPGPIVLTAGYPVEGRPTNLVTLVD
- a CDS encoding MBL fold metallo-hydrolase — protein: MSRPRLRELGRDRQLIDTDFRDTEGLVAAYLVPEEEGWMLIETGPTSCREALLAGIDRAGVERAAIRHVLVTHIHLDHAGGVGALADALPRATFYAHELGVPHLIDPTRLIASARRAWGAAADPLWGPIVPVAAPRIQALRGGERFPVRGGEVRVLATPGHARHHLAFFDSAIRGVFTGDGAGVRLEHSPRVRPAVPPPDLDLEQLFASVEAMRGLDPVLVLYSHFGPSPDGAADLARYRGIVEAWRDVALAAARERADPDYVAERLREFDRRGVEPAGAARAGTDDRAVLVSGYDLAARGFLRYFETRGVVTVPGEREGSGPVSPRA
- a CDS encoding HoxN/HupN/NixA family nickel/cobalt transporter; protein product: MSFASTEIRNPIVLSRQEWVKVILIYAGIAAATGVGIYLTFWVGTQYAIFWPLGILAYTLGLRHGVDADHICAIDNTTRKLIQQDKRPTTVGTWFSLGHSTIVVAMLGLLVVASRFIESNLPAFEADGAILGTIISGAFLYIIALINFLIFWQVYLIYRELRTGRLDQKKLDETLLKRGFMNRYFGKLFRFVNEPWQIYPIGVLFGLGFDTASEVALIAITVTTAALAFPLWMVMVLPFMFTCGMVLTDTTDGFGMRFAYGWAFMKPIRKVYYNLTMTVISVLVAIVIGTIELLGVLASELNLSGGPFGFWNTMNWLNNSNGPGDIEIWGWCGILIIALFCGCWAVSIAIYRWKHIEDVGFGKPPTPVNPVDAAPEPGTSSSEPA
- a CDS encoding cobalamin-binding protein, which codes for MRIVSVLPSATEIVFVLGHGAELVGRSAECDYPPEVASLPVVMRPRTLDLDRSSAEIDRRVQDVRGRDESLYDLDIDRLSELAPDLILTQDLCRVCSVTDAEVASACARADVAPRIVSLTPRTLAGVFASIEAVGRALEDPAPARALTRRLRERCARPPGPAVARVAVVEWLDPPIVAGLWTPDIVRAAGGESIGPRSGRPGERTGWARLSSDPPDLLVLSPCSFSVDRSRRELEAPALRRAVAGVRAPLGTFIADEAYFSRPGPRLADGVELVRHLLARAPWDPPMPVAPYAAGPEAAA
- a CDS encoding serine hydrolase domain-containing protein produces the protein MAMREPAPLDLFASRLMRRFRIPGLSLGISRNGRPILSRGYGWRDRELRRPASSKTVYGIASITKSFTALAILRLEEEGLLRVTDPVVRHLPEFRSPNPRWTAKISLHHLLTHSSGMPPLAGTYLSQLRSRARDPSFDARSVRRVGIDLEAGPLDSFEQLLEYLTTVRYQPIAPPGHQFSYSNEGFMLLGAVIERSAGRTYENYLDEQILRPCGMRHTTCDAGIMLRYPEVTTLYSPQRIRSRVRMVPSQNCGMAGILRPAGGLLTNIEDLLRYLEIFRTGGRAGRERILTPKSVSKMLRPAIPIDTDRFYGYGIVVRPAYHGHLVAYHGGGTKGVSSEFAVVPRKGICGAVLANVERVPSFNVLFAGINRQLGLPMSTPFFETPSVVSRAGPLAEFEGWYWGGDGFKCNVRAGRRELTLRFWELDGNTHVVRAAPCGTDRFLIRLFGLPWTIRFVRDASKRVSAVFVSYWWYRRRTEQEVRHGRRNRFAW
- a CDS encoding VOC family protein, encoding MPVAWFEVTGKSGQRLRTFYGDLFGWKAADVAPGADYGVTEAASRGIGGGLGADPTGNGGHLTFFVEVPDFEAALREVERLGGKRVGNPTAFPDKRPSSKGRGKVAFAYFTDPEGHLVGLCQGIIRRKAI
- a CDS encoding site-2 protease family protein; protein product: MSSGIPYTYSWTATEPARGRITTSRQEVLQISVAFAVLTLDFVLILFVGGVFTGSSVSSIVAVPLDLVGFAALVALTAFVCHELAHKISAQRHGYWAEFRWSPIGLAFSVVTAYLGLLFAAPGATVIGGMGNVRDWGRTSLAGPLTNLSFAAAFYAGATAAWFFASPLYFWLLLLAWFNSFFGVFNLLPFGPLDGAKVLRWSSAIWVVAFVVGVAAAVVSYLAVVVVGRPVL
- a CDS encoding tetratricopeptide repeat protein, giving the protein MASPTFVQLAGGLVEAMGQRLDAAKPLAEGLVLQTEDGFLYAFLEDPDQVSLESVRRIAGEGVGPARLVVLTPGRLPLAITAEVLQRSGTVIEGARFAELARQLGLESLMGEEPRRPPEPRNRLLPSAQLLDAVMGRARTWLDWGVPALALRFYRQAAAMKPGFLPARIGIGRSLLGLGLLDDADRLFAEVRATRPDDLDARLGQAAVLGARAKPREEIAIYRALLAEDEARVEVRAHLVAALVDLGDWAAARVEIEAMLERTPEEPQLRFLHAIALERTGPADASERERAEARRLGLTVERERALCQHLGIPLPPLPGEAAGPPARGPARRRGAKRTAPDRPRRTRRAGPRRPVVRRGGDSPRRARHRKGK
- a CDS encoding CopG family ribbon-helix-helix protein; its protein translation is MVRLGVSLERELLALLDSWVKERNCRSRSDAIRALIRKELAERSLGDPGSDSVAGVLLVYRHDTPNVLQRLTAAEHRWGTHVRSSSHVHLEGGSCMQLIGLVGRSDEVVAAAEDLRGVKGIAYGRYTLGTPAVAGGTTGHEHPHRHEALATDARSRAARGR
- a CDS encoding helix-turn-helix domain-containing protein; the encoded protein is MIVGPQAHNKGQPAPYLLFTRPEGSIGCPIRASLGVLGHKWSFIILRDVAFLPAPTFNLIQHRNPGLTPRVLSERLKELRATQLIEKVAHPRDERVYFYRLTDKGRDAIPVLASMMQFGMKHLAEKVFEDGKPRTMKDCFPGLAERFLGELFDYAISDFKSGVGPPEGILLSPSTAPKFGVAVRSGPLASGGPRRKRKRFVVRPSRPP